One segment of Natronosalvus halobius DNA contains the following:
- a CDS encoding amino acid ABC transporter permease: MTAFEEARGSAVDTLPGRRRLVIGAIGVVFWTWLLARWAYHNAWLDSLFTAVGFPDLIRSEMGVSQREPWLPVEPFESFDLVSLAIESAPSLAAGAFITVYLTVLSMLFGLVIAVPLAVARTYGGPILSRISLAYTELIRGTPLLAQLFFLYFGLPLAGIFDSLGFVGQGGIPRAAIFVAIVGFTINSSAYQAEYIRAALQSVDPGQLTAARAVGLSRTQGIRHVVLPQGLRFAIPGWTNEFIYLIKYSSLAAFITVPELFRRGRNIGSDTFEFTNIYIIVALFYLALVLTTSLAMARLERSVAIPGLGTVSERN, translated from the coding sequence ATGACGGCGTTCGAGGAGGCTCGCGGCTCGGCGGTCGACACCCTTCCCGGTCGGCGACGGCTCGTCATCGGCGCCATCGGGGTCGTCTTCTGGACGTGGTTGCTCGCCCGCTGGGCCTACCACAACGCGTGGCTCGACAGCCTGTTCACCGCAGTCGGGTTTCCAGACCTGATCCGTTCGGAGATGGGAGTCAGCCAGCGCGAGCCCTGGCTCCCCGTCGAGCCGTTCGAATCGTTCGACCTCGTGAGCCTGGCGATCGAGTCGGCGCCGTCGCTGGCGGCGGGCGCGTTCATCACCGTCTACCTGACGGTCCTCTCGATGCTCTTCGGGCTGGTGATCGCCGTCCCCCTCGCGGTCGCGCGAACGTACGGCGGCCCGATCCTCAGTCGGATCTCGCTGGCTTACACCGAACTCATCCGCGGGACGCCCCTGCTCGCCCAGCTCTTCTTCCTCTACTTCGGGTTGCCACTGGCGGGCATTTTCGACTCGCTCGGCTTCGTCGGCCAGGGTGGGATTCCACGGGCCGCCATCTTCGTCGCCATCGTCGGCTTCACGATCAACTCCTCGGCCTACCAGGCCGAGTACATCCGGGCGGCCCTGCAATCGGTCGACCCCGGACAGCTCACGGCAGCCAGAGCCGTCGGCCTCTCCAGGACGCAGGGCATCCGTCACGTCGTCCTCCCGCAGGGGCTCCGGTTTGCGATTCCCGGCTGGACAAACGAATTCATCTACCTCATCAAGTACTCCTCGCTGGCGGCGTTCATTACCGTCCCCGAACTGTTCCGGCGAGGCAGGAACATCGGCTCTGATACGTTCGAGTTCACCAACATCTACATCATCGTCGCGCTATTTTACCTCGCGCTGGTGCTCACGACGTCGCTCGCGATGGCTCGCCTGGAGCGATCAGTTGCGATTCCAGGACTGGGGACGGTGTCCGAACGGAACTGA